The sequence CGAAGCCGCTGCCCGCGCCGGTTATGAGGACCACCTGGCCGGTGAAATCGCAAGCTGTCATACAACACTCCCCGTGGACCGGAATTCAACCGGGCATTGGCAAACCGTTTGCCGGGTTCTCAGCCGGGAGCTTGCGCCCCGGTCTGCGGTGCCGCGGCGCGACGCGCGAGCGTCACCCGGGAACCGTTGCGCCGCCCCAGCACGCCGCAGATCCACACCGAGCAATCCATCAGCCGTTCGAGGTCGATGCCGGTGTCGATGCCCATGCCGTGCAGCAGATAAACCACGTCTTCGCTCGCGACGTTGCCCGAGGCGCCGGCCGCGTAGGGACAGCCCCCCAAACCGGCGATGGCGGCATCGAACACCGCGACGCCGGATTCGAGCGAGGCGTAGATGTTCGCGATCGCCATGCCATAGGTGTCGTGGAAATGACCGGCCAGCTGCGCCACCGGAACCTGCGCGCTCACCGCCTCGAGCATGGCGCGGGTGCCGCCCGGGGTGCCGGCGCCGATGGTGTCTCCGAGGCTGATCTCGTAACAACCCATGCCGTGGAGGGCCGCCGCCACCGCGGCCACGGCGCGCGGTTCGATGGCGCCTTCGTAGGGGCAGCCCAGCACACAGGATACGTAGCCGCGCACCCGCACGCCGGCATCGATGGCGGCTTGCATCAGGGGTTCGAAGCGGCCCAGCGATTCGGCGATCGAGCAGTTGATGTTGCGTTGCGAGAAGGATTCGCTGGCGGCCGCAAACACCGCGACCTCGGTGGCGCCGGCTGCCAGCGCCGCCTTGAAGCCCTTGAGGTTCGGCGTCAGCACCGGGTACGAGACACCGGGCAGGCGCACGATCCGCGCCATCACCGCGGCATTGTCAGCCATCTGCGGTATCCATTTGGGCGAGACGAAGGAGGTGGCCTCGATGGTGCGCAGTCCGGCCCGGCCCAGGGCGGCGATCAATTCCACCTTGAGCTCGGTGCCGAGCAATTGCGGCTCGTTCTGCAGTCCGTCACGCGGACCCACTTCGACCAGCCGGACCTTCGTTGGCAAAGTCATGGCGCTCTCCACGGACGGCGGGTGCGTTGCTCAGACCGTTTCGGTCAGCGCGAACTCCATTGAGGTTACGGTCACGAATTTGTCGGCGCTGAGGCTGCGCTCGCCGTCCCAGCGGTAGGCGGCAAGCTTGCCGCCCGGCTTGGCAACGCTGTAATCGAGACAGCCGATATTCGGTGCCAGTGGCGCCGGCTGGCCGCTCAGCCAGTAATGACCCATGAATACCGGAGGATCCTGGCGGCTGTATTCGAGCAGGTGATCACCGGTGATATCGTCATCCGGAATCTGGGTGGCGAGCTTTTCCGAGCCGAGGTAGGCGGCGCGGTAATTGCGCGCCTCGCCATCCCACCAACGCACCCGGATGTGATGCCGCTCGGTGCCTTCCTTGTCAAAGAAACTGTGGCCGCTCGGCAGCGCAATCTCCTTGCCCTTGAGCAGGGTTTCGACCGCCTTGAACTCCCAGTTGCCGTGGGTGCAGGAGGAGTAGAGCAGGCTGTTGCTGAGGCCGCCCGCGTGGTTGTAGTTGTTGCTGATCCGGGCAATCGCCTCGCGGTCCCAGCAGGCATGGACGATGCGCAGGTCGCCGAGGTCCAGCCACATCGGCAGCCGCCCGAACCAGTCGATCAGCTCGTGGTAATCGTCGGTGTATTCGTAGGCATCGAGGAATACCCGGTGCTGCTGGTAATTCTTGGCGTTGTGGTCACGGAAAAAACCGCCGCCGGAGCGTGGCGTGGCATAGGCAATCGCGTTGAATTCATGGTTTCCCATCACCGCGAGTGCGCTGCCGCGCTCGATCATCGGCCGCACGATGCGAATCACTCCGCGCTGGTGCGGTCCGCGGTCGATGAAGTCACCGAGAAAGATCACCTTTCTTTCGGGGTGGCGATAGACGCCGTCAAACAGCGAGTACCCCAGCCGCCCGAGCAGGGCCTCCAGTGTTCGCGCGTGTCCGTGGATATCGCCGATGATGTCGTAGCCTGCTTGCACTGCCGCCTCGGTCGGGGGTGGATTCGATATTTATTCTAGTCGAGGAGACGGTCGGGGCGCGACCGCGCGGCGCTCCTTCACCCGGAGGCGTGGCGTCGCGACTGCCCGCGAAAGGCCAAAACATGATCAAATCGCCTCCAACGGCGTAAATAAAGGGGCTGAGGTGATGAAAAAATGGCTGTTGCGGATCGCGCTCTTCCTGCTGGTACTGACCCTGAGCGGTGCCACGGTGATCTACTTCGGCTTGCGCGAGCTGGGCTTTTTCCGGGAGCCGGTTTTCGAAACCGGAGCGCCGCTGCTGCCGGAGCTGCGCCATCCCGCCGTGCTGGTATTCTCGAAGACCAATGCATTCATCCACCGCGAGGCCATCCCGGCCGCGCAATCCGCGCTGCGCCGGATCGGCAAGGCACGCGGCTGGTCAGTGTACCTTTCCGACAATGGCGCGATCCACAACGCGCGCGATCTGCAGCGCTTCGATGCCGTGGTCTGGAACAATGTCACCGGTGAGGTACTCGATGCCGGACAGAAACGCGCACTGCGCGACTACCTCGAGCAGGGGGGTGGATTCGTGGCGCTGCACTCGAGCGGCGACAGCAGCCACGAGGACTGGCCCTGGTACATGAAATCGATCATTCGCGTGCGTTTTGTCGGACATCCGATGCTGCCGCAGTTCCAGCGCGCCACGGTGCGCATCGAGCAGCCCGCGGATCCGATCATGGCCGGGGAAGAGCGCGCGTGGACCCGCGAGGACGAGTGGTATTCCTTTGCCGGCAGTCCGCGCGCGGACGGGGTGAGAATCCTCGCCACGCTCGATGAACAGAGTTATCAACCCGAGGCCTTTGGAAAGTCACTGCGCATGGGTGCGGACCATCCGGTGATCTGGAAGCATTGTGTGGGCGCCGGGCGCGTGTTCTATTCCGCGATGGGACACACCGCCGAGAGCTACGCCGAGCCGCGCTATCTGCAGCTGCTCGAGCGGGCCGTGACCTGGGCGGCGCGGCTCGAGCCGCAGGCTGCCGCGGGCGGAGCGCCATTGTCGTGCGAGGAAGACGCCGGTGGCTGAGCCCGTACCGTCCGTCTCGTGGATGAAGAGTACCGGTATGCGCGGCGGGTTCAGGCTTGTCAGCTATCGGGTTTGATTACCCTGATGGCGTTTTCAGGCAGCAATTTTGGCCAGACCGCGTCGCGCCACGGGACACCGGGCATATTGCCCCGGATGCGAGCGAGTGCAAGGCCCATCGGTAAACCCATCGGTAAAGGCGTTGACCCGGACCGGCCGCATGATATTATGAGTACCGGTAGTTTCGTAAATTGGGGTGCTTGCGATGACGATCGACTACGATCCCTTTTCGGATGCGGCGATGCGCGATCCGTTCCCGCTCTATGCCGCGATGCGGGCCGAGGGCGGTCCCCACTACATCGCGAAGTACAACGCCTGGGCGCTGGCGCGCTTCGAGGATGTCTGGGAAGCCAGCATGCATCACGAAGCCGATGTGACCTGGACCGCTGGCGCGACCCCCGCGCAGCTGCTGCTCGGCGATCCGATACCGCGCGCCTTCACCACGATGGACGCGCCGGAGCATCGCAAGTGGCGTGGCGTGATCAGGCGCGAATACACACCCGAAGCCGTGCGTTTGCATGAGCAGCGCTTGCGCACGCTCGCCCGCGAGGTGCTCGATCCGCTACTGGCGCGCGGGGAGTTCGATGCCTATGCCGATTACGCCAACCGCGTGTTCTGCCTGAACTCGGGATTCAACCTCGGCCTGCCGCGCGAGGATGCCCTCACCTGGCGCGCCCTGATCGACGAGCTGATGCACCGCGATCCCGGACAGTGCGGTGGCAGTTCGTCGCGCAATCAGTACGCGGCGACGCAACTCGCGGCCTATATGCACGACTACGTACAACGTTTGCGTGTGGATCCCGGGCTCGCCAGCGGTCATACGGCGGCCTATCTGAACGCCGAGATCGATGGCGAGCGGCTCGACGACGAAGGAATGGTCAATATCCTGATGAATTTCCTGATTGTCGGATCCGAGACCACGCCGATGGTATGCGCTGGCGCGCTGCATTACCTCGAGCAGCATCCGGCGCAGAAGGCGGCGGTGCTGGCGGACCATGCCCTGATACCGAGGTTGTTTTTCGAGACCTGCCGTTATGACCAGCCGACGAACATGTTGTGTCGGCGCGCGAAACGTGATTTCACGCTGGGGGGTGCGCAGATCCGTGCCGGGCAGGACCTGCTGTATATCTACGCCTCGGCCAACCGCGACGAACGGGAATTCGTGAACGCCGCGCAATTCGATATATTCCGCAATCATGAGCGCGACCTGACGTACGGCGCCGGCGGGCACAAATGCCTGGGGATGCATCTGGCCACCATGGGCGCGGTGATCGTGCTCGAGGAACTGCTGGCATCGATACGGGATTTCGAGGTTCGGCTCGACGGCTGCCGGCGCGCCTACGGTGAGCATCTGTCCGGATTCGAACGGGTTCCGGTGCGGGTGCATCTTGGTTGAAGCGCCGGTCCGCGCGGTGCCCCGCGGGGCCATGGAGGAACATTGAAAATCTGCTCCCTCGGTTATATCGGTATCGCTGCGCCCGATCCGCTGGCGTGCCTGGAGTTCGCCACCCACATCGTCGGAATGATGCCGGCGCGGGCCTGTCCGGGCGAGGACTGGGGCGTGCCGGCACGGCCGGGCAGGGGTCCCGCCAGTGCCGGCAGCGGTAAACTTGCCGATGGCAGCGTGTATCTCAAGCTCGATGACTGGCAATGGCGCATCGCGGTTCATCTGCGGGCGGGGCGCCCGGGACTGCTGTACCTTGGCCTGGAGCTTGCGAGCGAACTCGCGCTCGAGCAGGCGCTCGCCGAGTTGCGTGCCGCCGGATGCGAGGCCCGGCGCGGCACCGATGCCGAGGCGCATGCACGCGCTGTCGCCGGTATCGTCCATACGCGCGACCCGATGGGCAATGCCATCGAGCTGTTCTACGGCCCGGTCAAGGATCGCAAGTTCAACTCGCCACGGGGCACGCGTTTTTGCGCCGCCGGTCTCGGACTCGGGCATCTGAACCTGCTGGCGGCGCCGCTGGTCGAGGCGCGTGATTTCTATACCCGCGTGCTCGGATTCCGGCTGACCGACTTTATCCGTTTTGGCGCCGGTGACTCGGCCAATTTCTTTCATTGCAATGCCCGTCATCACAGTATCGGCTTGCTGAAAGTGGGAGAGCTTGCGGGTGTCCATCACCTGATGCTGGAACTCGAGAATATCGATCTGGTCGGTCAATGCCTGGAGCGGGTCGAAGCCGCCGGTTTGCAGATCACCTCGACGCTGGGCCGCCATGCCAACGACCGCATGCTGTCGTTCTACATGGCGAGTCCCTTCGGCTTCGAACTCGAGATCGGTTGCGAAGGATTGCGGATCGACGAGCAGTGGACGCCGGCGGAGTTTGTCGAGGGCGATATCTGGGGCCATCGCGGGCTGGATCCGGAAACGATCCAGCGCAATCTCGCAGCGGTGGGTGACGAATGACAGGCAGTGGCTGCGCGGCAGCGCGCGTAATATCCAGCCTGCGCAAGCACGCCATTGCAGGGGAGTCGAATCGATGGCGGTGAAATTGCAGAAGGCTGCACTGGATGCGGGTATCGTTACCATCGATGGCGAGCGCGCGGCGCACTTCTACGGTGAGGTGCTGGGGCTGCCGCTGGCCGGTGAGGTGCGGCTGCCCGATATCGGCCTGATTCGCCGCTACGCGGCCGGTGACAGCACGCTGCGGGTATTCGTGCCGGATACCAGGCCGCAACGGGAGAGCAGCCGTGATGGCATGGCCAGCCAGACCGGGATCCGTTATCTCACGCTGACGATTTCCAACCTCGATGAAACAGTTGCCGCGGTGACGGCTGCCGGATACAAGGTACCCGTTGCGATCCGCGACCTGCGACCGGGGGTGCGGGTGGCGCAGGTCGAGGATGCCGACGGCAATGCCATCGAATTGATGCAGCAGGACTCCTGAGTACACGCCATGAAATCCGAAATGTCGACCCGGTCGCGCCGGCGCATCGATACCCATCGTGGCGTCGGGCAGGCGTGAACCGCACCGTGAAGAAAAATTCGGTTGCGGGAGTCCGCCGTGGACGCCCGCGCAGCGGGGCATCGGAGCAGGCGATCCTGTCCGCGACTCTGGAGTTGCTGGCCGAACTCGGT comes from Gammaproteobacteria bacterium and encodes:
- a CDS encoding metallophosphoesterase, coding for MQAGYDIIGDIHGHARTLEALLGRLGYSLFDGVYRHPERKVIFLGDFIDRGPHQRGVIRIVRPMIERGSALAVMGNHEFNAIAYATPRSGGGFFRDHNAKNYQQHRVFLDAYEYTDDYHELIDWFGRLPMWLDLGDLRIVHACWDREAIARISNNYNHAGGLSNSLLYSSCTHGNWEFKAVETLLKGKEIALPSGHSFFDKEGTERHHIRVRWWDGEARNYRAAYLGSEKLATQIPDDDITGDHLLEYSRQDPPVFMGHYWLSGQPAPLAPNIGCLDYSVAKPGGKLAAYRWDGERSLSADKFVTVTSMEFALTETV
- a CDS encoding VOC family protein; translation: MKICSLGYIGIAAPDPLACLEFATHIVGMMPARACPGEDWGVPARPGRGPASAGSGKLADGSVYLKLDDWQWRIAVHLRAGRPGLLYLGLELASELALEQALAELRAAGCEARRGTDAEAHARAVAGIVHTRDPMGNAIELFYGPVKDRKFNSPRGTRFCAAGLGLGHLNLLAAPLVEARDFYTRVLGFRLTDFIRFGAGDSANFFHCNARHHSIGLLKVGELAGVHHLMLELENIDLVGQCLERVEAAGLQITSTLGRHANDRMLSFYMASPFGFELEIGCEGLRIDEQWTPAEFVEGDIWGHRGLDPETIQRNLAAVGDE
- a CDS encoding hydroxymethylglutaryl-CoA lyase, with translation MTLPTKVRLVEVGPRDGLQNEPQLLGTELKVELIAALGRAGLRTIEATSFVSPKWIPQMADNAAVMARIVRLPGVSYPVLTPNLKGFKAALAAGATEVAVFAAASESFSQRNINCSIAESLGRFEPLMQAAIDAGVRVRGYVSCVLGCPYEGAIEPRAVAAVAAALHGMGCYEISLGDTIGAGTPGGTRAMLEAVSAQVPVAQLAGHFHDTYGMAIANIYASLESGVAVFDAAIAGLGGCPYAAGASGNVASEDVVYLLHGMGIDTGIDLERLMDCSVWICGVLGRRNGSRVTLARRAAAPQTGAQAPG
- a CDS encoding cytochrome P450, whose amino-acid sequence is MDYDPFSDAAMRDPFPLYAAMRAEGGPHYIAKYNAWALARFEDVWEASMHHEADVTWTAGATPAQLLLGDPIPRAFTTMDAPEHRKWRGVIRREYTPEAVRLHEQRLRTLAREVLDPLLARGEFDAYADYANRVFCLNSGFNLGLPREDALTWRALIDELMHRDPGQCGGSSSRNQYAATQLAAYMHDYVQRLRVDPGLASGHTAAYLNAEIDGERLDDEGMVNILMNFLIVGSETTPMVCAGALHYLEQHPAQKAAVLADHALIPRLFFETCRYDQPTNMLCRRAKRDFTLGGAQIRAGQDLLYIYASANRDEREFVNAAQFDIFRNHERDLTYGAGGHKCLGMHLATMGAVIVLEELLASIRDFEVRLDGCRRAYGEHLSGFERVPVRVHLG
- a CDS encoding VOC family protein, producing MAVKLQKAALDAGIVTIDGERAAHFYGEVLGLPLAGEVRLPDIGLIRRYAAGDSTLRVFVPDTRPQRESSRDGMASQTGIRYLTLTISNLDETVAAVTAAGYKVPVAIRDLRPGVRVAQVEDADGNAIELMQQDS
- a CDS encoding ThuA domain-containing protein, whose translation is MKKWLLRIALFLLVLTLSGATVIYFGLRELGFFREPVFETGAPLLPELRHPAVLVFSKTNAFIHREAIPAAQSALRRIGKARGWSVYLSDNGAIHNARDLQRFDAVVWNNVTGEVLDAGQKRALRDYLEQGGGFVALHSSGDSSHEDWPWYMKSIIRVRFVGHPMLPQFQRATVRIEQPADPIMAGEERAWTREDEWYSFAGSPRADGVRILATLDEQSYQPEAFGKSLRMGADHPVIWKHCVGAGRVFYSAMGHTAESYAEPRYLQLLERAVTWAARLEPQAAAGGAPLSCEEDAGG